One genomic region from Magnetofaba australis IT-1 encodes:
- a CDS encoding ankyrin repeat domain-containing protein, translating into MPPLRSRLTLTLAASAWLISAQASHAKHMPQEAFDIAAEGKVPALERFLTQRGLRVNDYHLDGGKTLLKEAVRDGNFPIARFLLKIGADPNIGTDYGILPLHYALLNRDVAMIQELLRFGAQVDAAKPVSDDYELNTEGLTPLQEAATQDKMAHIIDTLWRAGADLAKRDPINDMTPLMLAISHNKLGNVRQLLALGRRSGVSLYDARVITLAAASDDEGILTAIIQEYPLPYWGYYYDLEEKTARQEEQDKKQQAEK; encoded by the coding sequence ATGCCCCCACTGCGCAGCCGTTTGACGCTGACGCTGGCCGCATCTGCGTGGCTCATAAGCGCCCAAGCTTCCCACGCCAAGCACATGCCCCAGGAGGCGTTTGATATCGCCGCCGAGGGCAAAGTCCCCGCCCTGGAGCGTTTCCTCACCCAACGCGGGCTACGGGTGAACGACTATCATCTGGATGGCGGCAAAACCCTGCTCAAAGAGGCGGTGCGCGACGGCAACTTCCCCATCGCGCGCTTTCTGCTGAAGATCGGCGCCGACCCCAACATCGGCACCGATTACGGCATTCTGCCGCTGCACTATGCGCTGTTGAATCGCGATGTGGCGATGATACAGGAGCTGCTGCGATTCGGCGCGCAGGTGGATGCGGCCAAGCCGGTTTCCGATGATTACGAACTGAATACCGAGGGGCTGACGCCGCTACAGGAGGCGGCTACGCAGGATAAGATGGCGCACATTATCGACACCCTGTGGCGCGCCGGGGCGGACCTGGCCAAACGCGATCCCATCAACGACATGACCCCGCTGATGCTAGCCATCTCACACAACAAGCTGGGCAATGTGCGCCAACTCCTGGCGCTGGGGCGGCGTTCCGGCGTCTCGCTGTATGATGCGCGCGTCATCACCCTGGCCGCCGCCAGCGACGACGAGGGGATTCTGACGGCGATCATCCAGGAGTACCCGCTGCCCTATTGGGGCTATTACTATGACCTGGAAGAGAAAACGGCGCGCCAGGAGGAGCAGGACAAGAAGCAACAAGCCGAGAAGTGA
- a CDS encoding GGDEF domain-containing protein produces MPSAAEPSRPQFQWTIARKVGGLSAVLIFFTLLLLIYSIVTLYRMQGEIGEISRLDLPLTELTNQMEIAHLERQIAMDMLLRLARGELPANPQHTPLQETHKRLQRYSATLNERLSVAATIAQAGYATPSKVSFMAIHQALQEMDSVARKQAERFAAMADDIEAGRPLNVELLAKVEDQETALDHTLERLIDRVESFTERDVTLLSAHESDFLWVNAILGASAVVLGGILTGLVIISIRSNIFRITRHVSDVTQAIVENRPIPAAPLSVNSSDEIGHLAERLSHLVDNLSSNFQKRDELSRHLKKVATTDALTGAFNRVKWDEDQKLAMERARRGHDALSVIMLDIDHFKSVNDTYGHDVGDAVLVETVKRTQQAIRQIDSFYRTGGEEFIILAPSTDLDQARILADKIRLTMADTPFETVGAVTISLGCAQFDRDGDDDVEKLLKRADQALYRAKEGGRNQVCA; encoded by the coding sequence ATGCCCAGCGCCGCCGAACCCTCTCGCCCGCAGTTCCAATGGACCATCGCGCGCAAGGTGGGCGGCCTGTCGGCGGTGCTGATCTTTTTCACCCTGTTGCTGCTGATCTACTCCATTGTCACCCTCTACCGCATGCAGGGGGAGATCGGCGAGATCTCGCGGCTGGACCTGCCGCTCACCGAGTTGACCAACCAGATGGAGATCGCCCACCTGGAGCGGCAGATCGCCATGGATATGCTGTTGCGGCTGGCGCGGGGCGAGCTGCCCGCCAACCCCCAGCACACCCCGCTGCAAGAGACCCACAAGCGGCTACAACGCTACTCCGCCACCCTCAACGAGCGGCTGAGCGTCGCCGCCACCATCGCCCAAGCCGGTTACGCCACGCCCTCTAAGGTCAGTTTCATGGCGATTCATCAAGCCCTGCAGGAGATGGACAGCGTGGCGCGCAAACAGGCCGAGCGCTTTGCCGCAATGGCCGACGATATCGAGGCGGGCCGTCCGCTCAATGTAGAGTTGCTGGCGAAGGTGGAGGACCAGGAGACCGCGCTGGATCACACCCTGGAGCGGCTCATCGACCGCGTGGAGAGCTTTACCGAACGCGACGTCACCCTGCTGAGCGCCCATGAGAGCGACTTTCTGTGGGTCAACGCCATCCTCGGCGCCAGCGCGGTGGTGTTGGGCGGCATTTTGACCGGGCTGGTGATCATCAGCATCCGCAGCAACATCTTCCGCATCACCCGCCACGTCTCCGACGTGACTCAAGCGATTGTGGAGAACCGTCCCATCCCCGCCGCGCCCCTGAGCGTCAACTCCTCCGACGAGATCGGTCATCTGGCCGAGCGTCTCAGTCATCTGGTGGACAACCTCTCCAGCAATTTTCAGAAGCGCGATGAACTCTCGCGGCATTTGAAGAAAGTGGCCACCACCGATGCCCTCACCGGCGCCTTCAATCGCGTGAAATGGGATGAGGATCAGAAGCTGGCCATGGAGCGCGCCCGCCGCGGCCACGATGCGCTGTCGGTGATCATGCTCGACATCGACCACTTCAAGAGCGTCAACGACACCTACGGCCACGATGTGGGCGATGCGGTGCTGGTGGAGACGGTCAAACGCACGCAACAGGCGATCCGCCAAATCGACAGCTTCTATCGCACCGGCGGTGAGGAGTTCATCATTCTGGCCCCCTCCACCGACCTGGATCAGGCGCGAATTCTGGCCGACAAGATCCGCCTGACCATGGCCGACACCCCCTTTGAGACCGTGGGCGCAGTCACCATCAGCCTGGGTTGCGCGCAGTTTGATCGCGATGGCGACGACGATGTGGAGAAGCTGCTCAAGCGCGCCGACCAGGCGCTCTATCGCGCCAAGGAGGGCGGGCGCAACCAGGTGTGCGCCTAA